TGGTACCTCTACGAGCCCGCTCCTCCGGCGCCGGGCCTGCAGTTCCTGTCCGAGGAGCAGTTCGCGGCGCTGATGTGGAGCGTCACGCCGCTGCCCGGCCCCGGCTACCCGGAGTTCGCGCTCGCCGCCGGCGCGGTCGTCGCCCACGCGCACGCCCACCGCGTGCGGCCGTGGCACGTCCTGGCGGTGGTCGGGTTCGGCGGCGCGCTGTGGGATCCGATGGCGATCCTGCTCTGCCTGGCGGCACTGGTGCTCGCCGGCTACGAGCTGCACGCCCGCCGTCCCGGCGTCTGGTACGCGCTGATGCTCGTCGGCGTCTGGCTGTGGCTGGGCGAAGCCTTCGACGGCTGGTTCATCGCCGTGGACCCGCCGGACGAGGGCTCCTTCACGATGGTGTCGGCCACCGCCGTCTCGTTCGACCACGTGGACCTCGACGAACTGGCACTCGCGGTGGTGGTGGCGGTGGGCCTCGCGGTCCTGGCATGGCGGCGGCGGAACGTGGTCGTGCTGCTCACGTCCGCCGCCTACCTGGCCGGGGCGTTCGCCGTGGAGTCGGGGTCCCTCCGGATTCCCGCCGGCCTGGTGGTCCTGGCGGGTGCGGCCGTCGCGTTCGCCACGGCCGCACCCTGGACCACTAGAACGGCTGGACGTTGGGCTGGAACACCTGGCCGTCGGCCGGGGCCTTGAGGTTCACCAGGTAGTCCGTCACCAGGGTGTCCGCGCCGGCGCTGTCACCGAGGATGCAGTGCCCGAACGAGTCCACGCTGATCAGCCGCGCGTTGCCCAGCTGCCGGGCCATGCGCTTGGAGAACTCGTACTGCGTGGCCGGGTCGTAGTAGTTGCCCACCACGACGACCGGGTTCGGCGTGCGTCGGTGCCACGGCCCGGCCCAGCGGTCGGGACGGGGCACCGGCCAGGTCGCGCACGTCAGCAGGTCGGACGCGGCCTGCTGGCGGCCGAACGTCGGCGACTCCCGCTCCCACTTCGCGGCCAGCGCCGGGAACAGCTGCGGCACGCGGACGAACGGCTTGTCCGTGCAGTTCACGCCGTAGTACGAGTCGTCGTACAGGTACTCGGTGTCGCCGGTGAGCCCGGCCCGGACGTCCGCCAGACCGCGCTTGTTCGCCAACGGCGGCAGCAACTCGGCCTGCGCGGTGAACACGGCCACGCCCGGGTGCAGCACCGCGTAGACGTTCTGCAACCACGCGGCCAGCGCCTTGAACCTGGTCGGCGCGTACAGGTCGCCGCTGACCCGGCCGATGTAGCCGTCGTGGGTCACGACCTGACCGGACGGCAGCGTGATCGACTGCGTGCGCAGGTGGTCGCGCACCTCGTCGAACTTCGCCCGCGGGTCGCCGTCGCTGTACGCGCACTTGTCGCCCTCGGCGTCACAGCGCTTGAGGAACGCGTCCAGCGCCAGTTCGAAGCCCTGCGCTCGCTGCCGGTCGTACTCCGCGCCGTTGGACGTGCGCAGCGCCGGGTCGACGTTGCCGTCCAGCACCAGGGCGCGGGACTTCGACGGGAAGATGTTGGCGTAGGTCGCGCCGAGCAGCGTGCCGTAGGAGAAGCCCACGAACGTGAGCTGCCGGTCGCCGACGCCCTGCCGCAGCAGGTCGAGGTCACGTGCCACGGCTTCGGTGGACATGTGGTTCAGCAGCGGACCCGCGTTGCGCGCGCACGCGTCCGTGTAGTCCTCGGTCGCGTCCATGGTGTTGCGGATCTCGGTGCGGGTGACCGGGATGGCGGACATGCGGCCGAAGATCTCGTTGGCCTCTTCGAGGGTCTTGAAGCAGCGCAACGGCGAACTGCGGCCGACACCGCGCGGGTCGAACCCGATCAGGTCGAACCGCTTCATGATCTCGGGCTGGAAGAACGAGCTGCCGTACGCGGAGTAGATGAGCCCCGCGCCACCCGGACCGCCGGGGTTGATGAACAGCGAGCCGACCCGGTTGGCCTGGTCCTCGGCCGGGCGCTTCATCAAGGCGACGGTGATCTTCGCGCCGTTCGGTCTGGCGTGGTCCATCGGCACCGGGTGGTTGGCGCAGCTGACCTTGTCCCGCTGCGCGGCCGGGATCTCGGCGAGCACGTCGGCCGCGCACGTCGACCACTCGATCGGGGCGGCGCCCCGCGTCTCGGCTTCGGCGGCGGCGATGCCCACGAGACCGGACATCACCGTGCCCACTGCCAGCGTTAAGGCCAGGGCTCTCTGGTGCAGTTGCATGTGGTGGCGCTCCCTCGGTTCACTCGGCGTCGCCCCTCGGTGACACCACGACGCCGTCGCGCGAGAGTGGCACTCGTCGGGGCGGGGCAACACCCGCAGAACGGAGGATTCGTGTCCGACGGACGGTTCGTGCCCGGCCTGGTCCTGTCCGAGCGCTTCTACCGGGAGGCGGTCGAACCGCTGGTCAGGCGGCACTTCGGCGAGGTGCCGCACAGCGCCGCCCGGATCGGCGCGGGTTCGGAGGTGCTGGGCTTCGACACCGAGCGGTCCGCCGACCACGATTGGGGTCCGCGTCTACAGCTGTTCCTGGACCCGGACGACACCCGCGCCGACGACATCCGGACCGCGCTGGCCGAGCACCTGCCCAAGGCGTTCCTCGGCTTCCCCACGCACTTCGAGGGCGGCGACAGCGACCACGTGAGCGCGCGGATGGCCCTCACCGAGGGGCCGGTGGACCACCGGGTGGACGTCACGGACGCGGGCACGTGGTTCGACCGGGAGCTGGGCTTCGACCCGCGCGCCGGCGTGACCGTGCGGGACTGGCTGACCGCGCCCACCCAGCGGCTGGCCGAGACGACGGCGGGCGCGGTGTTCCACGACGGGCTCCGCGTGCTGACCGCTGCACGCGAGGCGCTGGCCTGGTACCCGGACGACGTGTGGCGGCACGTGCTGGCGTGCCAGTGGCTGCGGATCTCGCAGGAGGAGGCGTTCGTCGGCCGGTGCGGCGAGGTCGGCGACGAGCTCGGGTCGGCCGTCGTCGCGGCCCGGCTGACCCGCGACCTGATGCGGCTGCGGCTGCTGGTCGACCGCCGCTACCCGCCGTACGGCAAGTGGCTCGGTTCGGCGTTCGCCCGGTACGCCGACCTGGTGCCGGTCCTGCGGGCGGTGCTCGCGGCGACCGACTGGCACGAGCGGGAGCGCCACCTGGCCACGGCGTACGAAGAGGTGGCGACCCGGTGCAACGACCTGGGGCTGGCCGAGCCGGTGGACCCGACCACCCGGCCGTACCACTCCAGGCCGTTCCAGGTGCTGCACGCCGAGCGGTTCACCGCCGCCCTGCGCGCCGCGATCACCGACCCGGAGGTGGCCGCGCTGCCGCTCGTCGGTGCCGTCGACCAGTACGTCGACAGCACCGACGTGCTCTCGCAGCCGGCCCGGATCAGGGCGCTGGAGCGCTAGCCGGCGGCGCGGGCCAACGTGAGCGCGAACCGGCCCTCCGAGTCGGTCCACCAGCGGTGCACCTCGAAGCCGGAGGCGGCCAGCTCGCGGGCCACGCCGTCAGGCCGGAACTTCGCCGACACCTCGGTCCGCAGCTCCTCGCCCTCGGCGAACTCGACGTCCAGCGCGAGCGCGGCGACGTGCGCCTTGACCGGGCGCAACGCACGCAACCGCATCTCGATCCACTCCTCCTCCGCGTTCCACAGGGCGACGTGCTCGAAGTCGTCCGGGTCGAAGTCCGCGTCCAACTCCCGGTTCATCACGCGCAGGACGTTCCGGTTGAACTCCGCCGTCACGCCCTGAGCGTCGTCGTACGCCCGGACCAGGACCTCCGGGTCCTTCACCAGGTCCGTGCCCAGCAGCAGCCACTCCCCCGCGTTCAGCACCTCGCGCACCGACGCGAAGAACTTGTCACGCTCCTCCGGGATCAGGTTGCCGATCGTGCCCCCGAGGAACGCCACCACCCGCGGCGGCGAGCCGGGCAGCAGGCCCAGGTGCTCGGTGAAGTCGCCGACCACGCCGTGCACCCGCAGCCCCGGGTAGTCGGCCATGATCGCCTTCGCCGCGTCGGTGAGCGCCGACGGCGACACGTCCAACGGCACGAACTCGGTCAACGTGCCGTGGTTGCGCAACGCGCTCAGCAGCAGCCGGGTCTTCTCCGACGAACCGGAACCCAGCTCCACCAACGCGTGCGCGCCGGTGATCGCGGCGATCTCCGCCGCCCGCGCGACCAGGATCTCCCGCTCCGCGCGGGTCGGGTAGTACTCGGGCAGCCGGGTGATCTCCTCGAACAGGTCGCTGCCGACCGCGTCGTAGAACCACTTCGGCGACACCCACTTCGGCCGCGCGGTCAGCCCCGCCCTCGCCTCGGCCCGCAGCGCGACGGCCGCGTCCTCGGGAGTCAGGTGCACGTCCAGCACTGGCTCGGTCATCCTCGTCCAATCCGTCGAACGTCCACAGTAGACACATCTGCCGTGACGACGTGCCC
This is a stretch of genomic DNA from Saccharothrix ecbatanensis. It encodes these proteins:
- a CDS encoding alpha/beta hydrolase: MQLHQRALALTLAVGTVMSGLVGIAAAEAETRGAAPIEWSTCAADVLAEIPAAQRDKVSCANHPVPMDHARPNGAKITVALMKRPAEDQANRVGSLFINPGGPGGAGLIYSAYGSSFFQPEIMKRFDLIGFDPRGVGRSSPLRCFKTLEEANEIFGRMSAIPVTRTEIRNTMDATEDYTDACARNAGPLLNHMSTEAVARDLDLLRQGVGDRQLTFVGFSYGTLLGATYANIFPSKSRALVLDGNVDPALRTSNGAEYDRQRAQGFELALDAFLKRCDAEGDKCAYSDGDPRAKFDEVRDHLRTQSITLPSGQVVTHDGYIGRVSGDLYAPTRFKALAAWLQNVYAVLHPGVAVFTAQAELLPPLANKRGLADVRAGLTGDTEYLYDDSYYGVNCTDKPFVRVPQLFPALAAKWERESPTFGRQQAASDLLTCATWPVPRPDRWAGPWHRRTPNPVVVVGNYYDPATQYEFSKRMARQLGNARLISVDSFGHCILGDSAGADTLVTDYLVNLKAPADGQVFQPNVQPF
- a CDS encoding DUF4037 domain-containing protein, whose amino-acid sequence is MSDGRFVPGLVLSERFYREAVEPLVRRHFGEVPHSAARIGAGSEVLGFDTERSADHDWGPRLQLFLDPDDTRADDIRTALAEHLPKAFLGFPTHFEGGDSDHVSARMALTEGPVDHRVDVTDAGTWFDRELGFDPRAGVTVRDWLTAPTQRLAETTAGAVFHDGLRVLTAAREALAWYPDDVWRHVLACQWLRISQEEAFVGRCGEVGDELGSAVVAARLTRDLMRLRLLVDRRYPPYGKWLGSAFARYADLVPVLRAVLAATDWHERERHLATAYEEVATRCNDLGLAEPVDPTTRPYHSRPFQVLHAERFTAALRAAITDPEVAALPLVGAVDQYVDSTDVLSQPARIRALER
- the egtD gene encoding L-histidine N(alpha)-methyltransferase; protein product: MTEPVLDVHLTPEDAAVALRAEARAGLTARPKWVSPKWFYDAVGSDLFEEITRLPEYYPTRAEREILVARAAEIAAITGAHALVELGSGSSEKTRLLLSALRNHGTLTEFVPLDVSPSALTDAAKAIMADYPGLRVHGVVGDFTEHLGLLPGSPPRVVAFLGGTIGNLIPEERDKFFASVREVLNAGEWLLLGTDLVKDPEVLVRAYDDAQGVTAEFNRNVLRVMNRELDADFDPDDFEHVALWNAEEEWIEMRLRALRPVKAHVAALALDVEFAEGEELRTEVSAKFRPDGVARELAASGFEVHRWWTDSEGRFALTLARAAG